The Corallococcus exiguus genome has a window encoding:
- a CDS encoding phospho-sugar mutase codes for MDTTGLRERAEAWRKADPDPETQAELANVLAKSDWADLADRFAQDLEFGTAGLRGVLGAGPNRMNRAVVRRTTAGLARYLKATVPDVTTRGVVVGRDARRLSKELAEDTAAVFIAEGIPAHVFPEPVPTPVTAFAVLHLNAAAAVMVTASHNPPEYNGYKVYWGNGAQIVPPQDVGIADAIAKVEPANEVPLLTPAEGRAKGLWRDLPEDVGHAYLRAILDLRLYRKGSDTLSIVYTAMHGVGGAWAALALKEAGFPRVTPVAEQQQPDGRFPTVRFPNPEEPGAMDLSIATADRVKADVVLANDPDADRLAVMARDASGKLRLLTGNEVGVLLGHYVLTQGTKRARPHVVTTIVSSTQLGEIARGLDAAYDEVLTGFKWIANRALERTAKEGTQFVFGYEEALGYTVGTATRDKDGVGAALVVADMAAWCQARGTTILGYLEEIQRRFGLHVGAQRNVTLPGAAGAQTIRAIMQAFRASPPANIGGTPVSSVRDYEKGEGGLPPSNVVAFVLEGGGRVTLRPSGTEPKIKYYFEHKETPAPGEPLPQARQRAEAKLAALIDAFLALARERGQPA; via the coding sequence ATGGACACGACCGGACTCAGGGAGCGGGCGGAGGCCTGGCGCAAGGCGGATCCGGATCCGGAGACCCAGGCGGAGCTGGCCAATGTGCTCGCGAAGTCGGACTGGGCGGACCTGGCGGACCGCTTCGCGCAGGACCTGGAGTTCGGCACCGCCGGCCTGCGCGGCGTGCTGGGCGCCGGCCCCAACCGGATGAACCGCGCCGTCGTGCGCCGCACCACCGCGGGCCTGGCGCGCTACCTCAAGGCCACCGTGCCGGACGTCACCACGCGCGGCGTGGTGGTGGGCCGTGACGCTCGCCGCTTGAGCAAGGAGCTGGCGGAGGACACCGCCGCCGTGTTCATCGCGGAGGGCATCCCCGCGCACGTCTTCCCGGAGCCGGTGCCCACGCCCGTCACCGCGTTCGCCGTGCTGCACCTCAACGCCGCCGCCGCGGTGATGGTGACCGCCAGCCACAACCCGCCCGAGTACAACGGCTACAAGGTCTACTGGGGCAACGGCGCGCAAATCGTCCCGCCGCAGGACGTGGGCATCGCGGACGCCATCGCGAAGGTGGAGCCCGCCAACGAAGTCCCCCTGCTCACGCCCGCGGAAGGGCGCGCGAAGGGGCTGTGGCGCGACCTGCCGGAGGACGTGGGCCACGCGTACCTGCGCGCCATCCTGGACCTGCGCTTGTACCGCAAGGGCAGCGACACGCTGTCCATCGTCTACACCGCCATGCACGGCGTGGGCGGCGCGTGGGCGGCGCTGGCGCTCAAGGAGGCGGGCTTCCCGCGCGTCACGCCGGTGGCCGAGCAGCAGCAGCCCGACGGCCGCTTCCCCACCGTGCGCTTCCCCAATCCCGAAGAGCCGGGCGCCATGGACCTGTCCATCGCCACCGCGGACCGCGTGAAGGCGGACGTGGTTCTGGCCAACGACCCGGACGCGGACCGGCTGGCGGTGATGGCGCGGGATGCCTCCGGGAAGCTGCGCCTGCTCACCGGCAACGAGGTGGGCGTGCTCCTGGGCCACTACGTCCTCACGCAGGGGACGAAGCGCGCGCGCCCGCACGTCGTCACCACCATCGTGTCCTCCACGCAGCTGGGCGAAATCGCGCGCGGGCTGGACGCCGCGTACGACGAGGTCCTCACCGGCTTCAAGTGGATCGCCAACCGCGCGCTGGAGCGCACGGCGAAGGAAGGCACGCAGTTCGTCTTCGGCTACGAGGAGGCGCTCGGCTACACCGTGGGCACCGCCACGCGCGACAAGGACGGCGTGGGCGCGGCCCTGGTCGTCGCTGACATGGCCGCGTGGTGCCAGGCGCGCGGCACCACCATCCTGGGCTACCTGGAAGAGATCCAGCGCCGCTTCGGCCTGCACGTGGGCGCCCAGCGCAACGTGACGCTCCCGGGCGCCGCCGGTGCGCAGACCATCCGCGCCATCATGCAGGCCTTCCGCGCGTCGCCGCCCGCGAACATCGGCGGCACCCCGGTGAGCAGCGTGCGCGACTACGAGAAGGGCGAGGGCGGCCTGCCCCCGTCCAACGTCGTCGCCTTCGTGCTGGAGGGCGGCGGCCGCGTCACCCTGCGCCCCTCCGGCACCGAGCCGAAGATCAAATACTACTTCGAGCACAAGGAGACGCCCGCCCCCGGCGAGCCGCTCCCCCAGGCCCGCCAGCGCGCGGAAGCGAAGCTGGCCGCCCTCATCGACGCCTTCCTGGCCCTGGCCCGCGAGCGCGGCCAGCCGGCCTGA
- a CDS encoding TraR/DksA family transcriptional regulator, with product MTPKQREDFLQQLLALHAELTGKTPMRIEPNRTDEARVGGDEDEQPLNEMMQAIASSRNRNTDGTLARVVKALGKLREDPDSFGDCEECGDEIPMGRLKAMPYAEFCVACQNNKDGPKGPVRRKHLTDYKG from the coding sequence GTGACCCCGAAGCAGCGAGAGGACTTCCTGCAGCAGTTGCTCGCGCTCCACGCGGAGCTGACCGGGAAGACGCCCATGCGCATCGAGCCCAACCGCACCGACGAGGCGCGCGTGGGCGGCGACGAGGACGAGCAGCCCCTCAACGAGATGATGCAGGCCATCGCCTCCAGCCGGAACCGCAACACCGACGGCACGCTGGCGCGCGTGGTGAAGGCCCTGGGCAAGCTGCGCGAGGACCCGGACTCCTTCGGCGACTGCGAGGAGTGCGGCGACGAGATTCCCATGGGCCGCCTCAAGGCCATGCCCTACGCGGAGTTCTGCGTCGCGTGTCAGAACAACAAGGATGGCCCCAAGGGGCCGGTGCGCCGTAAGCACCTCACCGATTACAAGGGCTGA